The Clupea harengus unplaced genomic scaffold, Ch_v2.0.2, whole genome shotgun sequence DNA window ctctctcatacacacgtacacacacacacacacacacacacacacacacacacacacacacacaggtgcctcacattctctctcaactatctctctcatacacacgcacacacacacacacatacgcacacacacacaggttcctcatattctctctcaactctctcatgcacacgtacacacacccacacacacccacacacacacacacacacacacacacacacacacacaggtgcctcatattctctctcaactctctctctcatgcacacacacacacacacacacacacacacacacacacacacacacacacacacacacacacagacaggtgcctcatattctctctcaactctctctcatgcacgcacacacacacacacagataacatactcacacagccacaccatGCTCACATACTCGTATATTGTTCAAATCTGTATTTAAGACCGTCTTCAGTGTAGACCAATAAAGTTGGTAGTTCACAGTACTTTGAAAAGATAATGCAAATGGCCGATTTCCACTACTgcaaccctcctcctcctctcctcctcattaaGGTACACCCCTGTGGGGcgctccttcttctctcccccgGAGGGCTACTACCACCCCCTGGGCGGAGGCCGGGAGGTGTGGTTCGGCTTCCATCAGTCTGTCAGGCCTGCCATGTGGAAGATGATGCTCAATATAGATGGTAAGTGGCCATTTCTCTAAAGAACAGAGGCTGAGGAGTAAGCGAAGGAGTCAAACAGCAATAACCCCCCCCATGCGAATGCATGACTGTATTTATAGTTACATAGTGGGTAATTGCATACTCCAGAGGCAGGCTTGATGAACGACGGCAGGATTTCATTCTGATATCCAAGTGCAGAAGGCGTGCTGGCCACGATACAACCCTCTTCATTTCAGCGCAGTATGGCCAATGTTGGGACCTTTTTAAGTGACTTTGTCGGTGCATTTCTATCACTTCCCCATCCTCCTGCAGTGTCTGCCACGGCCTTCTACAAAGCACAGCCAGTGATTGAGTTCATGTGTGAGGTCCTGGACATCCGCAACATCGACGAGCAGCCCAAAACCCTTACCGACTCCCAGAGGGTGCGCTTCACCAAGGAGATCAAAGGTGGGCCTCTCACGACCCTCAAAGGTGCAGCCCCCCGACGTCTCCTGCACACATTTTTCATCGTCTTCCTCTCCCCACTTTCATGgcaaccaccacctcctctcatccctgctctattcctctcctcctttcttccttcctccttctgtgtgtgtttgtgtgtttgtgtgtttgtgtgtgtgtgtgtgtgtgtgtgtgtgtgtgtgtgtgtgtgtgtttgaccctATCATTGGTGACTGTCGGCAGGTCTGAAGGTAGAGGTGACGCACTGTGGTCAGATGAAGAGGAAGTATCGTGTCTGCAATGTGACACGTCGCCCCGCCAGCCACCAGACGTGAGCGCCCATTCGGTCACGCCTGTTTAAAccgaacactcacacatagaaaTCTTCTCATTTAGGAATGTGGTTAACCATGAGATATGGTCCACAAGCTTTAGTTGGAATTATCTtctaagttaaaaaaaaataaaaaaaagataatgtGACTCCTTGGCCGTTAcatttttttctactttttacATGCATATAGAGAACAACTTAATGTTGTTGGATGACTTTCCTTTCCTCCTGTCACATTTCAGATgtattctttgttttttttttcatttgtttttttttctcctccagctTTCCTTTGCAGCTTGAGAGCGGCCAGACAGTGGAGTGTACGGTAGCACAGTATTTCAAGCAGAAGTACAACCTGCAGCTCAAGTACCCTCACCTGCCCTGCCTGCAGGTGGGACAGGAGCAGAAGCACACCTACCTGCCCCTGGAGGTGAGCCACGTCTGGAGTCAAAtatcaacccctctctctcttggatGGGACTGGATTTACCTGTTTCACACGTTTTGGGTTCTTATGAAGCGTTGGTTTTGTGTTTGCCTTCCCTGGCAGGTTTGTAACATAGTAGCGGGTCAGCGCTGCATCAAGAAACTGACGGATAATCAGACCTCCACCATGATCAAAGCCACGGCGCGCTCCGCACCGGACAGACAAGAGGAGATCAGCAGGCTGGTTAGTGCTGACACCTAGTGGTCGGGGGCTGTACTGCAACAGAAAAAGTGGGCCCCATTTATTCTTGTTACCATGTACTTAATATGTAATGAATTAACAAACACAATTAGATTTTAGATTAGTTCATCTTGTTCTAAGATGATAATGCTAAAGTTAGATTATCGTTAGGTTTAATGAAAAGTGCACATGGTTATTTATCACTTAAGCACACTGAGCTGAGATTTTTCTCTCAGCTTTTTGAGGTAGGTGAATACATGTTCAAAGTTTCTCTGCGGGGATATAATACACCTGTTGTACTGACTGGATGTGTTAGTGCAAGTTGTTGATCACTGTAACCAAAATTCACCTTAAATGCAGAACGTTAAGTTTTAAAAGGTAGAGGTAACTTAAAACCCTTAAACTCATGACTCAACTGAAATGGAACAAGAGCTAGATTTAATAAGGGCTCCCCCAGCTGTGTGCCTGCAGTTTCAAGCACAGCTTAGCTGGTGCAGCAGTTAGTTAAGTGTGAAAATGCTGTTAGCGGAATCTGTATTTGACCTTATGACCACATGCTGCTTATTTTAACTAAGCGTGTGTTTGGCAGGAAGCAATTATACCATGTCTCATTCAGATTTTGGATGTGTTCCTACACTCACTAGCTCTTGACAAGTGGCTCTTCATTAAAATAACTCATCATGTATTTTGGGATGACTCATACAATTgggcatgtgtctgtggtgaaaaaaagagctgtcattgaattgaattaaaaagtgacaaaacaaagacacaaaaaacactTTAGACATGAATTAAATGTCACCTTAAGCACTGTGATTACAATGTAGCTTTTTGGACTAATCCCCCTGTTGTAGTACAGTATTTACAGTACAGAGCACAGAGCTGTGCTGTTAAAACATTCAGAGCCCTGCACCCCTTTCCTTTTGAATCAAGACCAGATTGTCATGTCGGCTCTGCTGtgatttggtgtttgtgtgactgtccTCAGATGAAGAACGCCAACTTCAACCTGGACCCCTACATTCAAGAGTTTGGCATCAAGGTGAAGGACGACATGTCTGAAGTGACGGGGAGAGTGTTGCCCGCTCCCATCCTGCAGTACGGCGGCCGGGTGAGCAGCCCTCTTACTCCTTTATTTTAGGGTGGTGTCTCTGACCCGAGAGAAGGCATCGCCGCTGTGATTGGACAGATCAGTTATTTTAGGGTGGCGTCTTTGACCCGAGAGAAGGCATCGCCGCTGTGATTGGACAGATCCGTTATTTTAGGGTGGTTTCTTTGTCCCGAGAGAAGACATCGCCGCTGTCATTGGACAGATCCTTGTCTTAAAATCTCAGAACCTACACAAAATAAGTATAAGTATATTACTTAGTTATTCGGTGACCTTTGTTATGAACTGAAAACCTGGAGGACATGTGGGCCTACTGATTTGTCCGTTTTCACTCGGGCACTCTCCGCTGGCTGAAGCTGAACTTTCGCTTTCTTTGATCTTTTACAGAACCGAGCGATCGCCACTCCCAACCAGGGCGTGTGGGACATGAGGGGGAAGCAGTTCTACAACGGCATCGAGATCAAGGTGTGGGCCATCGCCTGCTTCGCCCCGCAGAAGCAGTGCCGCGAGGAAGTACTCAAGTAAGTTATGCCCagagggctcacacacacacacacacacacacctctctctctctctgtgtgtgtgtgtgtgtgtgtgtgtgtgtgtgtgtgtgtgtgtgtgaagtactcAAGTAAGTCATGCCcagagggctctctctctcacacacacacacacctgtctgtctgtctctctgtgtgtgtgtacatatacatatacatagacacaaacacacacacctgtctgtctgtctgtctgtctgtcttgcgtgtgtgtgtatatatatgtgtatgtatgtatttatttatttatgaatttatttatttttaagtaaCATGTTTTCCCTGAGGCTTTCACTAAATATTAAAGCCAATTTGTTTTACCCAATTAGTTCTGCATGTTTGATTCTGACCATCTGTTCCTGCCTGTAAGAGACACACTAGTGGCTTTCATGTCTATAGTTCTCCTGACGCACCAGGTCCAAAGAACCAGCTGTGGAGCAAAGACAGATTTGAACTTGTGTGTAAAACCAAAACCAGGGTGCGGATTATTAGCCTGGgtaccagacgaacttagccccacCCACAAtatttgaggtcgggaagttcggtctggcattgctccgttgagGAGGAATTATGCCCGACCAGAAGCTGtactgaccaatcaaattgtcagagcgggctttatacgatgatggacagatgatcaacagtaacgtaatcaaccattTCCCAAAgagcttgggttgaattcgttttcaaaaaacatggctgccgctggagagctgagatgtttagattcgagtctgttttagaagacatcgacagcgcattcattttgaaagagaaacgtgatcaaggcatttgtcgatcgaaaagatgtttttgccgtccttcctatgggatccggtaaaagtttaatttatcagctggcacCGATGGTCTActttatggtcatactacgttgctctgattggttgtatgtatatccaattgagcgaagaggcattttttttcctggttcggttgaaacacgccccataatcacagcctaatggagcagtatcagactcatattctgactataattatgagtatgacaacgtcaggctagcGGATTATATAATTTAAGACACAAGACGAGTTCAAGCACAAGgcagttttctttgcattaaGGCTGTTACAGCTACTATGGTTGTTTTTCCCGGTGAAGAGAGACTATTCTGGATTgaatttgttgttttgtctgaaaCGGTGGAATTCTAGCTGTTGTCAATAATGGAACCACGTGTTGTAGGAACTTCACGGACCAGCTGCGCAAGATCTCTAAGGATGCTGGGATGCCCATCCAGGGCCAGCCGTGCTTCTGCAAGTACGCGCAGGGAGCTGACAGCGTGGAGCCCATGTTCAGACACCTGAAGAACACCTACTCTGGCCTGCAGCTCATCATCGTCATCCTGCCCGGCAAGACCCCAGTCTAcggtaggagggagagagagagagagatactttaCACATTCATAATTTCAGCTAAGTAGTAAAACAGTCCATTTAGTCCTTTCAGGGATTGCTGACGTAGCTCTATGATAAGATTGTGGGATCAGCTGTTTAGCAAGTATCCAATTAGTCATTAATTTCAACTGAGAAAGCAAGAATGAGAAATAATGGCCAGACCTCCCTTCATGCTTcatatacactaaacacatactctctctctcacccccctctctccccctctttctgtttctctatctctcttcctttccttctcttttactctctccctctctctttccttcactcttttcctttctttctttgtctctttctttctttcttcctctctctctttctctctctctctctctctctctctctgtctctctctctctctctttctttctctcatccccccAGCTGAGGTGAAGCGGGTTGGAGACACCCTCTTAGGAATGGCGACtcagtgtgtgcaggtgaagaACGTGGTGAAGACGTCTCCTCAGACCCTCTCCAACCTCTGCCTCAAGATCAACGTTAAGCTGGGCGGCATCAACAACATCCTTGTCCCACACCAACGGTGAGTTTGGCCTCAGTAGTTGTAGAGCATTTGCAAGGTATTTTGACAGTATTTTTGTCTAATTACCTTTAGAGCTGAAAGTTTGACAGTCATCTAATAGATGCCTTTATCCAAATGAATGCGCAGGACATATAGGTTTATCAGTATGTAAACCTTATGGGATTGATAGGCTtgctctatttcttttttttcctttctaggtcgtttttctaattcttatgtaaagtagtatttattgttacaccatgttctttattgctcttagcttgactgttctctccattgtacgtcgctttggacaaaagcgtctgctaaatgactaaatgtaaatgtctattGCTTTGTGTGAACATTGTTACATTGGAGTTAGCTAAAACTGCAATAGAATCTGGAATATTTGTCTGAAGTCTTAAGCTGTTTCAGCTGTTATTAGTCAACGGTTGAAAAAAGACCGAAACCATTACAGTGTAAAGTCCTTGCTGCAGTCTTACATCTTGGGAGTTTTGAGTAGAGTTAAGCTGTTAAGGATATTAAAGGTCTTTCCTGGCCAAAGGTCATTAGATTTGATcgatatgtgtgtgaatgtttagcGATGTTTGTCGTCCAGCATAATTGGAGTGAAGAAAAACTCTTGATAAGGTGAAATGTGTGTTAATTAACTCCGCATTTGCCCTCCCTTCAGGTCTGCAGTGTTCCAGCAGCCTGTCATCTTCCTGGGGGCAGACGTCACACACCCACCAGCTGGGGATGGGAAGAAGCCCTCCATCACTGCGGTAAGtttggctacacacacacacacacacacacacacacacacacacacagatacacacacacacacacacacagacactcacagtgccttccagaattattggcacccctgggAAAGATTCATAAAAAGGGTtcgaagaaaaaaaagtccctcttcaagaaataattatttttaacaagcTTTCAGGCAGTAATCAATGACTTGTTTCACTGGGGAATGAATAGGAGGTGACACACAGGCCAAATTACCTTTACTTATTGTTCAACATGGGAAagataagcaaacacacaaatcaaaaaaGGTAAAAGTGTGTTGACCTTCATAAGTCAGGGAATAtattgtaaaaatgtgtatatatgttacAGAAAAATAGCTACTCATCAGAAAATGTCCATATCTACTGTTTAAaagttcaaatcaactgaaacTTTTACAAACTTGCTTGGAAAAGGACCCAAGTTTATTTTGCCTCCCATGCACAGTGAAGAGTATGGTAAGAGAAGCAACACATCCTCAAGGATCACTGTTCGAGAGTTACAGAACAAAGTAGCATTTTGGGGTCACCTAGTCTACTAagcggggcgacagtggtacaggaggtagagaagtcggttagtaatcaaaaggttgctagttcgattccctgtcgaagcgtccttgagcaagacactgaattgctcctgatgtgcagtgtgccatcagtgtaaatataaaatgtgtatacattgtaagtcgctttggataaaagcgtctgctaaatgactaaatgtaaatgtacaaacCTACCATCAAACGCCGTCTCCATGCCAACCGATATTTGGAAGGCATGtcataaaaaaagcctttccctTCTTTTAACCAGAAAGATAAAGGGTGGGAGTTTCCTAAAAGCTACTGGGGCTTTCATTGGACAGAGATCTATGGTCAAATGACATTCAAATTGAGCTTTTTGGCCAGAAACACTCAGGTAGGTTTGGTGTGTAAAGAAGGATGACTATACTGAAAACCTGATGGTTGAGGGGCtatgatgttgtggggctgtttctcCTCCAAAGTCCCTGGGAACCTCATTAGGGTACATGGCATCATGGACTCCATGAAATACCAGGGCATTTTAAATCCAAATCTGGCTGCCTCTGCCAAGAAACTAAAACTGGGTCGCCGTTAgatcttccagcaggacaatgatcaaAAACATATGTccagatcaacacaaaaatggttaaCTGAACACAGAATCAAGCTTCTGCTAGGGCCATCTCTGTCCCCTGGCCTTAACCCCATAGAAAACCTGTGGGATGAGCTAAAGGGGAGAGTGCACAAGAAATGACCTAGGACCCTGGGCGATCTGGAGAGATTCTATAAAGAGGAACGGTCTTAAATTCAATGCTCTGTCTTCTCCATCCTAATGAAATaatataggagaagactcagtgATGTTTTATTGGCCTTATAAAGGGAGGTTGTAAAAAATATTAAATGCACGGGTGGCAACAATCTTGGCCCATGTGGAAAATAATTATTTCTTTATGAGATTATTTTTCTCTCCAAAAAAATTACTTCAATTGAAAGGTTGGATTTTTATAACTTTTTGATGTGAGACCAAGCTAATTCACCAAAGGGTGAATTTCTTATAACTATTCATCTTTACCAGGGCTGCCAATAACTGTGGAGGGGACTGTCTTACAATGTGTCAGCAGAAAAAACAATGGCTTGTCTCTGAATGAATtacaacccccaccccttccccccctcACTAAGTTTATACAATAAattagagaaaaaaacatgttcgCATATCTgtcttcatttattttgtttcaACCACGCAGCACACTGACAAAGGAAGTAGAATACAGTTAGAACACATTCCTAAAGGCTGAATGTTTTTAATCCAACAAGGTTTGCCAAatccttctctcttttaaaATTTTTGGAGAAGAGTTATTTTTAGTAAAAAGATACTTGAGAAGATGCCATAATGAACTATAATGAAGACCTTCTTGTCTTGTGGTAGCCAGTACCTCCTACTGCCTGCCTGGGCCCTACAGGGCCACCACCTCTAGGTTTCCGAGTGTTGTGGCAGAATGACAGGAAGAAAGACGGGGCAGATGTGTGTTCCGAGAGCGAGGTGGAGAGTTAAGGGTAGGAGTGTCTGAGTGAGCGGATGGTTTGCATATGAGTCACGAGCaggcaggaaatgacatcacccCTCACCCTGACGATCCGAGGCGGTGCGGAGCATCCTGCTCTTATGGTTGCCAAGAGATGGTGACACAGCGCTGAGTCAGAGAGCGAAAGTCTGTTGGTGTGGATGCGGGCTTATGGACCAGTgggctgtaatgtgtgtgtgtgtgtgtttctgtgggcgTTTCCGTGGGCGTTTccgtgtgtgtaagtttgtgtctGCATTTGAACAGTGTCTACGTGTTGTGGTCAGAGTATGACGATGCATCATAGTGTAATGGGCGGTTGCTGGACACATGTAATGACTCCGTCCAGTCCCACAGGAGCCAGCCTGTAACCTGGGCGTcaacagtcactcacacacttccacatgtACCGCAAGCTGTTTGGGAGCTCTAGAATAGTCCATTCATCATGGGGTTTATTTTAGTTACTCGTTATGGTTTGTTTTGCTccacctgtgtttgtttttattcctgTATCAACGGTCTTCCTTTTCAAGTGTGTTATGTTTTTATTAATAGACATAAACATGTGGCACATGACTGATTTAGAGTTATATTCTGGATGTTTCTTTTCAACATAACTGCCATCCgtcacagctccagctcctgctcctacGCTGCTGATTACTCCACACATCATGTGGTGAAAgctaacagacaggcagacagcgtCATAAATAAGAAAACTTGCTCACAGCATTTACATGTAAACAATACAGCTCTTTCTAGGAAGCACATATGCTCACACCATTCACGTTGTAGTTGTTGGTCATTGTTTTTGTGTACAAGGTTCTGTGCtcgttggttggttggttggttggttggttggctgCGTGCACACGTAGGCTTTTATCTCTATCTATGCAGATCAAGTAGAAAGTGGTTACTGCTCTTGCTAAAGCTGACCTCATAACTAATATTCAGTTTGATGGCATGCATATGCAATTACATGCTGCATACAAAATCCAAAAAATCACTTGAAATAGTCCCAGCTTTCAATAAAGCATTACATTTGAATGTACGGACATGTGTCGCTAAACAATAGTTTCCTGATGTGGTTCACATTTCTATTTTGAAATTTTTATCCACAGTCCTGCATACTTGGCACCTCCTCTTAACAATTCAATAACATTTACCTGGAACAGGACATAAATACCACAAAAGGCGGCTTTATGGAAATCTGCAGTTTATATAGCAGAAAGAGATtaggttaaaaaaaatccagatTATTCCTTTTGAAAATAGCGCCTACAAGAAGTGGCCAGTGTCGTAGAAACACTACTGATCATTGGGTAGAGACTACCCATCTTTTTCTGTCACTTGAGATTTAGACAAGTCCAAAATAATTTCATGTGCCATTAAGAAGCTTAACTCCTACAGTTCTAACTGTTGGTGTAGTCAGCATTATAAAGCATTTTCTTGGGCAGCGTCCTTGAGCAGCTTTCTCCCGTCTCCAAAAAATTCTCAGGCTGCTTTTGACCTATTTATTGATCCCCTGGTGAGCATGTTGTTAGGCCTGAATCCGTGTGTATCTTCCCCATGGCTTATTAGCTGACTTGCTAATTACTTATGCTAAGACTATAACACTGCCGATTCAAACAGGTGATAGAAGATTGACTCCCAATTACTCATGCATTCATTCCATGTGTACATCTAAACATAAATTATAGAGGACTCACTTCTTTATAGCTTTAGTGGACTAAAACACCTTTTTCATGACATACTTGATACTGCAATACATGTTTAAAACTGCAATACATGTTTAAAACTATCTTGCCCAATACATGTTTAAAACTATCTTGCCCTGGACTATTAATTCCTTTAATACCCTCCCTCAtcactgctctgtctgtctgtctgtaggtgGTGGGCAGTATGGACGCCCACCCCAGCAGGTACTGTGCCACGGTACGGGTGCAGAGGCCCAGACAGGAGATTATCGAGGACCTTTCATTCATGGTGCGTGAGCTGCTCATCCAGTTCTACAAGTCCACGCGCTTCAAGCCCACCCGCATCATCTTCTACAGGGACGGAGTTCCCGAAGGACAGCTGCCACAGGTAACCAACGAACCTTCTTCTACCACCACACAACCCTAATCCTCTGTGAAATGGTCTCCGGCTCTACCACCACACAACCCCTAACCCTCTGTGAAATGGTCTCCGGCTCTACCACCACACAACCCCTAACCCCTCTGTGAAATGGTCTCCGGCTCCACCGCGGACTCTTCCCCTTGGTAGCTAAAATGGGAAACGCTGCTCATGTCTATTtcacttttagttttttttttttttcaaaatgagtGAAGTCAGCTGTTTGTGCCACCTGGTTGGTGGAAATGAAAGTAGGTGAAATGGAACTGAAACGGAGTAACTATCAGAACAAGAAAGGATCAGTTTCTGTAGGTAATTTCCCAAGGACCATATAGGTGATCTAACAATGAAATGGACAGTGGATGATGGCTGATCTTTAACACCTCTTCCAGTTTTGTGGTTGACCTGAGTTTCAACTAGATTCATTTATCTTCCCTGT harbors:
- the ago1 gene encoding protein argonaute-1 isoform X2; this encodes MEPGPSGAVPMGPYPPPLQQVFQAPRRPGFGTVGKPIKLLANYFEVEIPKMDVFHYEVDIKPDKCPRRVNREVVEYMVQHFKPQLFGDRKPVYDGKKNIYTVLALPIGSEKVDFEVTIPGEGKDRIFKVSIRFLAKVSWRLLQETLVSGRMQVPLDSVQALDVAMRHLASMRYTPVGRSFFSPPEGYYHPLGGGREVWFGFHQSVRPAMWKMMLNIDVSATAFYKAQPVIEFMCEVLDIRNIDEQPKTLTDSQRVRFTKEIKGLKVEVTHCGQMKRKYRVCNVTRRPASHQTFPLQLESGQTVECTVAQYFKQKYNLQLKYPHLPCLQVGQEQKHTYLPLEVCNIVAGQRCIKKLTDNQTSTMIKATARSAPDRQEEISRLMKNANFNLDPYIQEFGIKVKDDMSEVTGRVLPAPILQYGGRNRAIATPNQGVWDMRGKQFYNGIEIKVWAIACFAPQKQCREEVLKNFTDQLRKISKDAGMPIQGQPCFCKYAQGADSVEPMFRHLKNTYSGLQLIIVILPGKTPVYAEVKRVGDTLLGMATQCVQVKNVVKTSPQTLSNLCLKINVKLGGINNILVPHQRSAVFQQPVIFLGADVTHPPAGDGKKPSITAVVGSMDAHPSRYCATVRVQRPRQEIIEDLSFMVRELLIQFYKSTRFKPTRIIFYRDGVPEGQLPQILHYELLAIRDACIKLEKDYQPGITYIVVQKRHHTRLFCADKSERIGKSGNIPAGTTVDTSITHPFEFDFYLCSHAGIQGTSRPSHYYVLWDDNRFTADELQILTYQLCHTYVRCTRSVSIPAPAYYARLVAFRARYHLVDKEHDSGEGSHVSGQSNGRDPQALAKAVQIHTDTLRTMYFA
- the ago1 gene encoding protein argonaute-1 isoform X1 — encoded protein: MEPGPSGAVPMGPYPPPLQQVFQAPRRPGFGTVGKPIKLLANYFEVEIPKMDVFHYEVDIKPDKCPRRVNREVVEYMVQHFKPQLFGDRKPVYDGKKNIYTVLALPIGSEKVDFEVTIPGEGKDRIFKVSIRFLAKVSWRLLQETLVSGRMQVPLDSVQALDVAMRHLASMRYTPVGRSFFSPPEGYYHPLGGGREVWFGFHQSVRPAMWKMMLNIDVSATAFYKAQPVIEFMCEVLDIRNIDEQPKTLTDSQRVRFTKEIKGGPLTTLKGLKVEVTHCGQMKRKYRVCNVTRRPASHQTFPLQLESGQTVECTVAQYFKQKYNLQLKYPHLPCLQVGQEQKHTYLPLEVCNIVAGQRCIKKLTDNQTSTMIKATARSAPDRQEEISRLMKNANFNLDPYIQEFGIKVKDDMSEVTGRVLPAPILQYGGRNRAIATPNQGVWDMRGKQFYNGIEIKVWAIACFAPQKQCREEVLKNFTDQLRKISKDAGMPIQGQPCFCKYAQGADSVEPMFRHLKNTYSGLQLIIVILPGKTPVYAEVKRVGDTLLGMATQCVQVKNVVKTSPQTLSNLCLKINVKLGGINNILVPHQRSAVFQQPVIFLGADVTHPPAGDGKKPSITAVVGSMDAHPSRYCATVRVQRPRQEIIEDLSFMVRELLIQFYKSTRFKPTRIIFYRDGVPEGQLPQILHYELLAIRDACIKLEKDYQPGITYIVVQKRHHTRLFCADKSERIGKSGNIPAGTTVDTSITHPFEFDFYLCSHAGIQGTSRPSHYYVLWDDNRFTADELQILTYQLCHTYVRCTRSVSIPAPAYYARLVAFRARYHLVDKEHDSGEGSHVSGQSNGRDPQALAKAVQIHTDTLRTMYFA
- the ago1 gene encoding protein argonaute-1 isoform X3, encoding MEPGPSGAVPMGPYPPPLQQVFQAPRRPGFGTVGKPIKLLANYFEVEIPKMDVFHYEVDIKPDKCPRRVNREVVEYMVQHFKPQLFGDRKPVYDGKKNIYTVLALPIGSEKVDFEVTIPGEGKDRIFKVSIRFLAKVSWRLLQETLVSGRMQVPLDSVQALDVAMRHLASMRYTPVGRSFFSPPEGYYHPLGGGREVWFGFHQSVRPAMWKMMLNIDVSATAFYKAQPVIEFMCEVLDIRNIDEQPKTLTDSQRVRFTKEIKGGPLTTLKGLKVEVTHCGQMKRKYRVCNVTRRPASHQTFPLQLESGQTVECTVAQYFKQKYNLQLKYPHLPCLQVGQEQKHTYLPLEVCNIVAGQRCIKKLTDNQTSTMIKATARSAPDRQEEISRLMKNANFNLDPYIQEFGIKVKDDMSEVTGRVLPAPILQYGGRNRAIATPNQGVWDMRGKQFYNGIEIKVWAIACFAPQKQCREEVLKNFTDQLRKISKDAGMPIQGQPCFCKYAQGADSVEPMFRHLKNTYSGLQLIIVILPGKTPVYAEVKRVGDTLLGMATQCVQVKNVVKTSPQTLSNLCLKINVKLGGINNILVPHQRSAVFQQPVIFLGADVTHPPAGDGKKPSITAVVGSMDAHPSRYCATVRVQRPRQEIIEDLSFMVRELLIQFYKSTRFKPTRIIFYRDGVPEGQLPQILHYELLAIRDACIKLEKDYQPGITYIVVQKRHHTRLFCADKSERVSLSLFLSFFSFFLSFSLSLSLFLSFFLSFSLSLPLLPLLGSCQS